A genomic region of Chloracidobacterium sp. contains the following coding sequences:
- the dnaN gene encoding DNA polymerase III subunit beta encodes MEFKIKQDVLRQELGFIQGVVERKTTIPVLSNILIESLGEGEIRIIGTDLDCTMRCDAEAEIITPGAICVQARKLFDIVRALDPGDVHFKKEDNEWVGMKCGRADYRLAGVAKDQFPELPLSKSTPMKLPSATFAYFVRNTSFAITTEQSRFTLSGAKFMIGEGIAKMVTTDGHRLAYVSCEIDDKESVIETLIPKKALVELVKLARHDGEVSFGEDPNHIFFETEGRLLITRKLTGSFPNYEMVMPKDNDHTAIFDLSEMRRAVNRMSLIADDRNGSIRLNIREGEIEITAKAAEQGEGNEVVQAEYSGDEMQLGFNWKYLMDFLANVSSTEMIAHEAADEGEAIKETDGDKVRVRESAPPVKIAFEFKDPNAQTQMSIAGETGYDYKYIVMPLRI; translated from the coding sequence ATGGAATTCAAGATCAAGCAAGATGTCCTCAGACAGGAATTGGGATTTATTCAAGGCGTGGTTGAGCGCAAGACGACGATCCCCGTATTGTCCAATATTCTCATCGAATCTTTGGGCGAGGGCGAGATCCGTATCATCGGAACCGACCTCGATTGCACGATGCGCTGTGATGCCGAGGCCGAGATCATAACGCCGGGTGCGATATGTGTGCAGGCTCGCAAGCTCTTTGACATCGTAAGGGCCCTCGATCCCGGCGATGTTCACTTTAAGAAGGAGGACAACGAATGGGTCGGTATGAAATGCGGACGGGCAGACTATCGGCTGGCCGGCGTCGCCAAGGACCAGTTTCCCGAATTGCCGCTATCCAAGAGTACGCCAATGAAGTTGCCGTCGGCGACTTTTGCGTATTTTGTTCGCAACACGTCCTTCGCTATAACGACCGAGCAATCGCGGTTCACATTGTCTGGTGCGAAGTTCATGATCGGCGAGGGAATCGCGAAGATGGTTACCACGGACGGCCATCGTTTGGCATACGTCTCGTGCGAGATCGACGACAAAGAGAGCGTTATCGAGACACTAATCCCCAAAAAGGCCCTTGTCGAGCTTGTGAAACTCGCCAGGCATGATGGCGAGGTGTCCTTTGGCGAGGATCCGAATCATATCTTTTTCGAGACGGAGGGACGCCTGCTGATAACGCGGAAATTGACTGGCAGCTTTCCGAATTATGAGATGGTGATGCCGAAGGACAATGATCATACGGCGATCTTTGATCTGTCCGAGATGCGGCGGGCCGTTAACCGCATGTCGCTGATCGCCGACGATCGAAACGGATCTATAAGGCTGAATATTCGAGAAGGCGAGATAGAGATTACTGCGAAAGCCGCCGAGCAGGGCGAGGGCAATGAGGTCGTTCAGGCGGAGTATTCGGGCGATGAGATGCAGCTCGGCTTTAATTGGAAATATCTGATGGATTTCCTGGCAAATGTCAGTTCTACCGAGATGATCGCCCACGAAGCCGCCGACGAGGGTGAGGCCATCAAGGAAACTGATGGTGATAAGGTTCGTGTCAGAGAGTCGGCACCGCCGGTCAAGATAGCATTTGAGTTCAAGGACCCGAATGCCCAGACCCAGATGTCGATCGCGGGAGAGACTGGATACGACTATAAGTATATCGTGATGCCGCTAAGGATCTGA